The sequence TACCGGCACGCCATTGACGATGACGAACTGAATGCCAACCGGCTCAGCCAGTGGTTGCGTCATCGTTGCTTGATCCAACACCTTGTTTGCATCGAACGCCACGACATCCGCTTTCATTCCTACCTTGAGCAAACCGCGATCTTGTAGTCCCAGCCGCCACGCCGGATAGGCGCTCATCTTGCGTATCGCTTCTTCCAGTTTCAACCACTTCCATTCGCGCACATAACGTCCTAGCACGCGCGGGAACGTCCCCGCGCCACGTGGATGCCGGTTCGCGATTCCGCCATCGCTGGCAACCATCACCCACGGTTGTTGATAAAACGTGCGAATATCCGGCTCGGTCATGGATTTGCAAACCACACTCGCGCCGCCGTCCTTGACGATCTGCATGTAAACCTCAACAGCGGTTTGATTGTTGGCGCGTGCAATCTCGTCGAGCGTCTTGCCTTCATAGGCGCGATGCGTAGCGCAATTCGTCACCAATACATTCGCGCCGCCGCCGACATCGTTCAGACCCTTTTTCACCATCACCGGATCGTCATGCTTACGACTTGGCACCAACACCGTGATTGTCGAAGCCCAGGCATCGTAAGGGTAACAATCCGCCGTGACATCTAAGCCAGTGCGCCGGGCCGCTTCGATCAGCGCGACGACTTCGCGCGCTTTGCCCCACACGCCCATCGTGCCGAGCTTGATGTGCGAGATTTGCACCGGCAAACCGCCCTCACGGCCGATGCGTAGCGCCTCGTTGAAGGCGTTCATTGCATCATCGGCTTCGTCGCGCACGTGGCTCATATAAATGCCGCCGTATTTGGCGGCCACGCGTGCCAGCTCGATCACCTCTTCAGTCGTGCTGGGATATCCGATGTCGTATTCCAAGCC is a genomic window of Acidobacteriota bacterium containing:
- a CDS encoding D-aminoacylase codes for the protein MKKVIACWLVLACLTIPSAPQNNSATSLLLAGGIVIDGTGAHGRQADVRIIGDQISAIGKLKPHAGERVIDARGLIVAPGFVDVHNHSERGLLTDSTARSQILQGITTLAIGPDGGSPFPLADYLSKLEQQRTSVNVLAFVGHATVRQQVMGQDYKRAATEREVARMVELVEQAMREGAVGLSTGLEYDIGYPSTTEEVIELARVAAKYGGIYMSHVRDEADDAMNAFNEALRIGREGGLPVQISHIKLGTMGVWGKAREVVALIEAARRTGLDVTADCYPYDAWASTITVLVPSRKHDDPVMVKKGLNDVGGGANVLVTNCATHRAYEGKTLDEIARANNQTAVEVYMQIVKDGGASVVCKSMTEPDIRTFYQQPWVMVASDGGIANRHPRGAGTFPRVLGRYVREWKWLKLEEAIRKMSAYPAWRLGLQDRGLLKVGMKADVVAFDANKVLDQATMTQPLAEPVGIQFVIVNGVPVVEQGQVTNARPGAVLRHSTTPRQQAK